The following nucleotide sequence is from Candidatus Zixiibacteriota bacterium.
TCACCGGTATCCGATTTGTCGAGGAAAGCGGCACGGGACGCATACTGGTCAGTTTTCGGATCAAACAGGACGCCTGGTCGTTGGTCTCGAGCACATCGAAGACCTCGATTGCCGCGATGGGGTTGATGGGCGACAAATACTTGTCGGTGTCGCTACGCCGGCCCGGCGATCCGCCGGCTCAGCCCGGGGGCTTTCTCGAAGCCGAAGCCGCCGGCGATCTGACCAACGCCTTCGCCGACACGCCGGAGTTGATGCAAAACCTCTCAGCGACGACCGATCGCCTCGGCGGCATTCTCGAACGCATCGACCGGGGGGAGGGGTTTCTTGGGCGCATGACGACCGACAGCCGCTCCTCCGATGAACTCGACTCATTGGTTATGTCATCGCGCGAATTGATCCAGAGTCTTAACACCTCGCAGACGCGGCTGGTCGCGTCCATCGAGCGCGCATCCCATTCGTTCGATTCGCTCTCGCAAGGTATCCTGCATGGCGATGGCACGCTTGCGCGGCT
It contains:
- a CDS encoding MlaD family protein, giving the protein MRRSGRVPWTEVRVGVVILFAFAVLLWAAFRGTGMTVFERTNDLYAYFDNVNGLVSGSPVWLGGIEVGHVTGIRFVEESGTGRILVSFRIKQDAWSLVSSTSKTSIAAMGLMGDKYLSVSLRRPGDPPAQPGGFLEAEAAGDLTNAFADTPELMQNLSATTDRLGGILERIDRGEGFLGRMTTDSRSSDELDSLVMSSRELIQSLNTSQTRLVASIERASHSFDSLSQGILHGDGTLARLVWDTTLYTELAGVTRRANSLMETIESGDGTLGRLSSDSAMYVEVRDLVTDMRALIDDIMANPRRYFKFSVF